TAACATTTGAGGAGAGACTGGATGGAATGAAGTGAGGATGTGAGCTCGGTGTGCCTCTGAGGGCTTTGAGATGGGAGTGTATTTGGAATATTTGAAGAGCCAGGAGGCTAGTGTGGCTGTGGTGaggtgagtgagggagagagtgagaggaaatgaggaaataTAGGTGCAACAGAGACACCTGGAGGCCAAGAGAGGcagagggacggagggaggagACCACtgagacaccaaaagcaaaagagaCACCGGGAGAGACAGAGCCATGAAGACCTCGAAAGGGAAAAAGGGCCCTGCTAGGAGACACACAGAGGGTCCCTTGGGTGCCTGGGGGGAGGTGACCCCACCTGCTCTCACCTCAAGGCTTTGTCCCCTGCCCTGGGGGCCCCTGCGGCCACACAGCTCACAGGGAGTCCCTGGTGTCCAGGTTGTCCTTTGCCCCAAAGGCCCGAGGCCCCCAACGTCCCCCGCCGGGTCCCACTCCAACTCTGCGGGAGTGGGGAGGCTACTGGGTGCCCAGGGCCCCCAGACCCCACCAGGTCCTGTCCCGTCTGAGTCCCCCTCGGCCTCCAAGTCCTGCTCCAGTGTGCTGGCCTCCTCAAACACCTGGTCAGAGGACAGAGGTCATGAGGGTTGGGATCGGCGCCTGCGCCAGGGACCGCCAGGGTGGGCCATACCAGGCTGTAGCTGACCAGCTGGGCCTGCAGCCGCCACAGCTGCCGGAAGATGCTGTCTCGGTGGGCTCTGAAGGCCCTCAGGACCTGCTCCAGGGACGCCCGGGCCTGAGGCTCACTCCGCTGTGCCAGCCCCTCACCGAACACCAGCAGTGCATCTAAACGTTCAGCTGCCCCGTGCAGGTCTGCCTGTAGGGCCTGGGTACACATGGTTGGACATCACCAACACCACACcagcccatccccaccccccacctccataCACACACAGCAGGGGCACCAGAGACCTGAGACCCGGAGTCACTGTCCCCGCCCCCTCTGCCGTCCAGACACCTGGAACATGGAATAAACCCACTTCCCACCCTGGGGAGCTGGCACCCACTCCTGaggccctgcccaccctcccacaTCCTGGCTTCCCACTGCCCACCTGCAGCTGGACCATCCTGCTCTGGGCTGATGCCCAGGGCCCCAGGCCTTGCTCCAGGTCCTGCAGCCGGAGGCCCAGCCCCAAAAGGCAAAGATGCAGGCTGTCCTGCTCAGCCTCCAATACTTCCCGGCCAGAGATGGGGCGCTGGGGAACACAGGGGGCTGAGTCAGAGCCAGTGAGCCAACCAAGACCTGGCCCACACCCACTGCACCCAGGCTCCTGCCTTCTGGATGCTTCTCTGCAGCAGAGTCCATCTCTGGGTCTGCACCAGGGTTGCTCCCACCTAGAGAAACTTCCCAGTGGAGCCAGGCCTGAGAACCTCTAGTTCAAATTCTCCAGGTTTTCAAGGCTCCTAGAAACTTGTACATATAGGGCCTGGGGATCTGGAGAGGGAGAGGGTGATGGAGCTGGATAGCCCCACAAGGAATGGGGCTACACCAGGGCCAATTCTAAAATAATTCTCTCTCAGTTGGTAAAATACTGAATAGTGATAGTTAAAGAATCATTGTCTAGAGCATCCCTCCCCACACAGATGCCCAACACTTTTCCAGAATCATCACCTCATCCCCGGTGTGGAAGCCAGATCCTGGGAGACAGACAGGAGGTAGGGGCTGGCACAGGGGCCTAGTTCACCTCAGCTCACCTCACGGTGTTTGGCCCCAGCCGAGTCCTCATGAGAAGGGGGCGTTGGCAATCTGGGGAGGCCAGCAGCAGACTCAGTGCCCCTCGGCCCACCCTGGAAGGGCTCGGGAGGGTCCAAGGAGTCCTGCCCCAGCTTCTGCGCCTGTTCTGACCTGGGATGGGGGCGGCATTGACAGGCCCCTGGGTGAGCCTAGGTGCCCACTATCCACCCTACCCTACCCCTGTCCCCAGTTACGTCTCTCATGTCCCCAGGTGATCTTAGCTACAATACCTCCTACCCTCAAAAGGCCCCTGCTACTGCCCCCACCCTTTTGGGACCACAGTTTCAAAAGCCCCAGCCCGTACCTgattctctcctctccagaggcAGAGCAGATGGTGCATCCAGATGCGTTCAGTTCCCTAGGGGCTCCAGGCGGGTGGCTGAAGGGCTCTGAGGGGGGTGTAGGGCCCAGGCATGGGGGCAGGGCCATATTGGGGAGCCTGAGGACAGAGAGTCAGTGAGGATCCCCAGTAGGAGCCCTTTTCCTATCCTCCCAGACTTCCTCAGTTGGACTCACCCAGGCCTGAGGCAGCCCGAAGCCCAGGGCCAGGCTCAGCTCCACCTCTTTCCAGGAGGAACCTGGACCCAGGTAATTTGATGCCCAGCTCAGGTGACAGTAGCACCACTTAACTCCTTCCTCCCTAGCGGACCAGTAGCTGAACCTCCCAAGCTCACTCCACCCACCTAAGGGGTTTCCAGATATAACCCTGCCCCTCAAGAGCCCTGGATTCTTCTCCACTCTGTGACCCAAACATCTGACCTCGGGAGCCCACACCATCCATCTAAGGTCCCGGACGCAGCGCCCCTCAGGAACCCAAACATCTgggcccccacccccaaatgTCCAAAACCAGAGTAAGATTGTTTTGTTGGTGGTTTATTTGGAATGGGGCCTTTTCCTGTGGTTCCCTCACAGGTACTGGGAAAATAACCCGGGGGGAACTCCCTCTGCCCACAGGGCGCCAGCAGTCCGGAGCAGGCGAGAGCTCGGGAATCCGAGCGGGTCCTGGGTCCAGGCGTCACTTGCTGAGCAGGAGGCCAGCGCGCAGCACGCGGGGTACGCGGCGGATGGTCAGCGAGACGCGGGTGCCGCGGACCAGGCGGGCTCCAGCCTGCGCCGAGGGGCAGGCGGCTGCGTTGCGCGGCAGGGAGGCGGCGTCCAGCGCGTCTACGCTGGCGGCTGCGATGCCGTGGAGGAGGCGCGTGTAGGCGGTGCCACGGAGCACCAGCAGGCTGCGCGGTTCAAGCAACAGCGAGGTGGCCggccggggcgggggccggggctgCGGGGCGGGTTGAAGGTTAGCGGGTCCCCAGAAGTTAGGAGTGGGGTGGGCGAGAGGTCAGCGGGTTTGGGGGTTCAGGGGGCGAGGGTCAGAGAGTCCCAGGGGCGAAGGCTGAGGGGCAAGTGTGCTCCTAGGGATCGAGGCTTCGGAGTGAAAATCCCgcggggccagggccagggccagggccaggcttGCAGGGAAGTGGAGACGGGGTGGTGAGGGGGTGTCAGCAGTCCCTCGGCAGGGGACTAGGCTGCAGATGGGGGCGTCTAAGGGCCTAAGGGAACTGCAGCTGGGCTCTgcaaggggctggggctgggaccgAGGGATCAGTGGTCCCAGGAAACTGGGTGGAACTGGGCTGAGGACTTGGCTGAAgccaggaagggaggaagagatgaGCAGGTGTGGTCTGGGAGGATGTGCGGATATCAGGATGTTTTGAGGACACCAGCAGAGTGGGAGGGGGTGTCAGTGCATCCAGGAGCATGTAGGATTAAAAAGGGCAGCCGTAAGGAGCAGCTGGTGTCAGGGTGTCCAGGGGAGTTTCTGTGCACACTGGGGTGTCAGACATACATCAAAGAAAGAGGTCAGGGAAGCTGCTGTCATGAGCAACACAGAGGGGAGGCAGGATATCTGGGGGCCCTCGAGCAGCGAGTCATGTGTTGAGGTGCCAAGGAGAATCTGGGGGTGTCCTGCATGACAGATCACATTATTGGAGTGGGAGGTAGGAAGTCAGTGTTGGGGTGCCTGTGCAGTGGCCACTGAAAGTCAGGGTGTCTGGAAGGATGTCAGAGACAACCCTGAGTGGCTGGTGTTGGGGTATCTGAGTATATCAGTGTCTACTGGAGAACTGGGGAGCCCTGCATGCGGTATTGGAGCGCTCTGAATGTGTGGAGCCAGGGGATTTGTAGGATGTCAGGATATTCACTCAGCAGATGGGGGTATTGGGGTATCCGTGGATATAGTGATTTCTAGGGCACCCTGCAGGCAGATGGGTTGGGCATCTGGGCGGATGTGGGTGCCCTCCATGAGGGGACAGAGGAAGATGTCTGGAAGGGTATCAGGGGTACCCCGCAGGCAGGTGGGATTGGGGCCTCTTAGAGGATATGGGGTGTCAGAGTGCCCACAGGCGGCTGGGGCAACGTCTCAGGGCCCACCTGCTCTGTCGGGTCATCATCCTCTGGCTGCCGAGGCTCGTAGAAGTCCAGCATGGTGTGGGAGCCCAAGCTGATGGTGCTGACAGTCGGGTAGTACAGTGGCCCATCCTcgtggggctggggagtgggtaCCAGGGCTGGACAGGGCAGGAGTCCACACCCCCCCACCCTCAGGTGAAAGCGGGGCTCCCAGCTGGGGACAGGGAGGTGAGTGTTTGGTTGGGGTATGTGGCTGCTTAATAAGAGTGGATGTGGGTCGACACGATGCCCTGCCCCATGGTGGATCCGAGGTCTGGGGGTCGGGGTGAGAGAGTGGTTACCATGATGCCCTCCCCAGGCAGATACTGGTTCACAAGGACGTGGTTGGCTGGGAGACCCCCAAAAAGGCTGAGGTCAGACACTTTGTCCACGTAACGCTGGAGCCACGGTGGCAGCCGCTCAGGAACCATCCCCCGGGGATGGGGGAGcccacctggggggggggggaatggggTGCTGAGGGCACCCAACCAAGGAGCTCTGGCATGTGGAGCCCCCATTAGGGATATCCCAGTGGTTGGTGGCACTCTGACCTCCTCGGGGACCCCTAACTCTTTGGAGATCACCACTCCACCCCTCAAAGGTTTCCTGACTTCTCCAAACCCCTAGAGATACCCTCCAACTCATCAGGAAATCCCTAAGCCCTCAGGACCTCCACTGACCCCTCAGAATCCTCCTGGCCCTTGGGACCCCTTGAACCCTCAAGGACCTCCCCCCCGCACCCCAACGCCTCAATGTCCTGAGACTATCCAACCTGAGCTGCCTACCCCAGTCCCCAGCCCTAAAGACACTTAGCCCACAGCCGGAGACACTTACCCCAGTTCTGTAACTTCCTCCCGGAGAGCTGGGTCCACTTTGGTTTTGGGGCATTGAAGAcctgggaggtgggaagggggtcAGTCCTTTACCAGGACCACCCTCTCTGATTCTCCCACCCAGGCCAACATAGGGGTTTTCACCTAGGGTGGAAATGGGTCATCTCAGTGTCTGTGGGATCATTCTCTGAGATAGTGTTCCCAGGATTTTGTTCTTTGCCCTTTCCCCCTGTGGACGCCACTGGCCTCAAAGCCCCCCTGTGTCTAGGGACTGAGGGAGGGAACCAGGGCAGTGACAATCAGGGTCTGAATCTACTCAGAGCTCTGGGCTGGGTTGGGCTCTTTCAGCCCAGCAAACAGTCTGCAGTCTGTAATTTCCTGATTCCT
This region of Balaenoptera acutorostrata chromosome 19, mBalAcu1.1, whole genome shotgun sequence genomic DNA includes:
- the SYNE4 gene encoding nesprin-4 isoform X4; its protein translation is MALPPCLGPTPPSEPFSHPPGAPRELNASGCTICSASGEERIRSEQAQKLGQDSLDPPEPFQGGPRGTESAAGLPRLPTPPSHEDSAGAKHRERPISGREVLEAEQDSLHLCLLGLGLRLQDLEQGLGPWASAQSRMVQLQALQADLHGAAERLDALLVFGEGLAQRSEPQARASLEQVLRAFRAHRDSIFRQLWRLQAQLVSYSLVFEEASTLEQDLEAEGDSDGTGPGGVWGPWAPSSLPTPAELEWDPAGDVGGLGPLGQRTTWTPGTPCELCGRRGPQGRGQSLEDMLMSGLSHRKHLTGHRRRSLLRKSQDKMRQVSPNVQDVMLEVDPGAPTPASRRPLTFLLLLFFLLLVGATLLLPMSGGSCCSPARLARTPYLVLSYVNGPPPV
- the SYNE4 gene encoding nesprin-4 isoform X5, producing the protein MALPPCLGPTPPSEPFSHPPGAPRELNASGCTICSASGEERIRSEQAQKLGQDSLDPPEPFQGGPRGTESAAGLPRLPTPPSHEDSAGAKHRERPISGREVLEAEQDSLHLCLLGLGLRLQDLEQGLGPWASAQSRMVQLQALQADLHGAAERLDALLVFGEGLAQRSEPQARASLEQVLRAFRAHRDSIFRQLWRLQAQLVSYSLVFEEASTLEQDLEAEGDSDGTGPGGVWGPWAPSSLPTPAELEWDPAGDVGGLGPLGQRTTWTPGTPCELCGRRGPQGRGQSLEVRAGPHFSLSPQDMLMSGLSHRKHLTGHRRRSLLRKSQDKMRQVSPNVQDVMLEVDPGAPTPASRRPLTFLLLLFFLLLVGATLLLPMSGGSCCSPARLARTPYLVLSYVNGPPPV
- the SYNE4 gene encoding nesprin-4 isoform X2, which translates into the protein MALPPCLGPTPPSEPFSHPPGAPRELNASGCTICSASGEERIRSEQAQKLGQDSLDPPEPFQGGPRGTESAAGLPRLPTPPSHEDSAGAKHRERPISGREVLEAEQDSLHLCLLGLGLRLQDLEQGLGPWASAQSRMVQLQALQADLHGAAERLDALLVFGEGLAQRSEPQARASLEQVLRAFRAHRDSIFRQLWRLQAQLVFEEASTLEQDLEAEGDSDGTGPGGVWGPWAPSSLPTPAELEWDPAGDVGGLGPLGQRTTWTPGTPCELCGRRGPQGRGQSLEVRAGGVTSPQAPKGPSVCLLAGPFFPFEVFMALSLPVSLLLLVSQWSPPSVPLPLLASRCLCCTYISSFPLTLSLTHLTTATLASWLFKYSKYTPISKPSEAHRAHILTSFHPVSPQMLPLQRGLPWPPNIITPYPLTLFPNSTYHILT
- the SYNE4 gene encoding nesprin-4 isoform X3, coding for MALPPCLGPTPPSEPFSHPPGAPRELNASGCTICSASGEERIRSEQAQKLGQDSLDPPEPFQGGPRGTESAAGLPRLPTPPSHEDSAGAKHRERPISGREVLEAEQDSLHLCLLGLGLRLQDLEQGLGPWASAQSRMVQLQALQADLHGAAERLDALLVFGEGLAQRSEPQARASLEQVLRAFRAHRDSIFRQLWRLQAQLVSYSLVFEEASTLEQDLEAEGDSDGTGPGGVWGPWAPSSLPTPAELEWDPAGDVGGLGPLGQRTTWTPGTPCELCGRRGPQGRGQSLEDMLMSGLSHRKHLTGHRRRSLLRKSQDKMRQVSPNVQDVMLESPNSCIQAAPDLPPPPLFPSAGGCHTAPAHVRGLLLLSCPTGQDTLPGAQLCQWSSPSLSTQSRHM
- the SYNE4 gene encoding nesprin-4 isoform X1, which translates into the protein MALPPCLGPTPPSEPFSHPPGAPRELNASGCTICSASGEERIRSEQAQKLGQDSLDPPEPFQGGPRGTESAAGLPRLPTPPSHEDSAGAKHRERPISGREVLEAEQDSLHLCLLGLGLRLQDLEQGLGPWASAQSRMVQLQALQADLHGAAERLDALLVFGEGLAQRSEPQARASLEQVLRAFRAHRDSIFRQLWRLQAQLVSYSLVFEEASTLEQDLEAEGDSDGTGPGGVWGPWAPSSLPTPAELEWDPAGDVGGLGPLGQRTTWTPGTPCELCGRRGPQGRGQSLEVRAGGVTSPQAPKGPSVCLLAGPFFPFEVFMALSLPVSLLLLVSQWSPPSVPLPLLASRCLCCTYISSFPLTLSLTHLTTATLASWLFKYSKYTPISKPSEAHRAHILTSFHPVSPQMLPLQRGLPWPPNIITPYPLTLFPNSTYHILT
- the ALKBH6 gene encoding alpha-ketoglutarate-dependent dioxygenase alkB homolog 6 isoform X4, coding for MTGYTDLMSMEDQDARVPALEPFRVEQAPPVIYYVPDFISKEEEEYLLRQVFNAPKPKWTQLSGRKLQNWGGLPHPRGMVPERLPPWLQRYVDKVSDLSLFGGLPANHVLVNQYLPGEGIMHHQLGLPHHAGLLRASAARG
- the ALKBH6 gene encoding alpha-ketoglutarate-dependent dioxygenase alkB homolog 6 isoform X3: MVPERLPPWLQRYVDKVSDLSLFGGLPANHVLVNQYLPGEGIMPHEDGPLYYPTVSTISLGSHTMLDFYEPRQPEDDDPTEQPRPPPRPATSLLLEPRSLLVLRGTAYTRLLHGIAAASVDALDAASLPRNAAACPSAQAGARLVRGTRVSLTIRRVPRVLRAGLLLSK
- the ALKBH6 gene encoding alpha-ketoglutarate-dependent dioxygenase alkB homolog 6 isoform X2 translates to MTGYTDLMSMEDQDARVPALEPFRVEQAPPVIYYVPDFISKEEEEYLLRQVFNAPKPKWTQLSGRKLQNWGGLPHPRGMVPERLPPWLQRYVDKVSDLSLFGGLPANHVLVNQYLPGEGIMPRPPPRPATSLLLEPRSLLVLRGTAYTRLLHGIAAASVDALDAASLPRNAAACPSAQAGARLVRGTRVSLTIRRVPRVLRAGLLLSK
- the ALKBH6 gene encoding alpha-ketoglutarate-dependent dioxygenase alkB homolog 6 isoform X1 → MTGYTDLMSMEDQDARVPALEPFRVEQAPPVIYYVPDFISKEEEEYLLRQVFNAPKPKWTQLSGRKLQNWGGLPHPRGMVPERLPPWLQRYVDKVSDLSLFGGLPANHVLVNQYLPGEGIMPHEDGPLYYPTVSTISLGSHTMLDFYEPRQPEDDDPTEQPRPPPRPATSLLLEPRSLLVLRGTAYTRLLHGIAAASVDALDAASLPRNAAACPSAQAGARLVRGTRVSLTIRRVPRVLRAGLLLSK